AACATCGTTCTGAACCGCTGTTTCCGGCCTCCAGGTTTTTCTGGCGTGCCGCCGGCTTTCTGGGACTTTCGGCCGCAGTCATCGGCCTGGCTCTCGGCATCGGGGTATTGGGCTACCACTACCTCGGCGGGCTGCCTTGGTTCGACGCTCTTGTGAACGCCTCGATGATCCTCGGGGGAATGGGACCGGTCGACCTGATCACGAGTCATGCAGGCAAGCTCTTCGTTTCGGCCTCCGCCCTTTTCTCTGGGCTGCTGTTCATCGGGGCCGCATCCCTCGTGATGACACCCTTCGTGCACCGCATCATGCACAAAATGCACATCGAGGACGATTGACTGACACCAAGCCGCCTGCGGTTCGGGGTGGCGGGATGGAATGCTCCGGAGCAAGGGGTAGGCTGACCACCGCGCCAGGGAGATCCCAGGTTCGACGGGAGCAAGACAGGGCATCATCGATCCTCCACGAAGATCGCAGCCCGACCGATCGCCGAAGTACTTTCGGAGCCCTCACGGACGCGACTGCCCAATCGTGCCAGGCTGCCCATCGTGGCGCAATCGCCATGCGGCTTTCCTGCACGTTTTTCCCTGCCGCGGGAGTCGTTTTGACACGGCCTCGCCCCTCCCATAGCCTCTTCGCAGAATTCCAGCGACGCACTGCCGTGCGTGAACAAGGGCACTGGTCTTTTACGGTCAGTGCCTCGTGCATGCTGGAAGGTTTTCTCATGCGACTCGCTTCTTCGGCCGCGCTCTTCACCTGGAAAGGTGCCGTCCCGAAATCCCCGTGGGCACTCGGCTTGGCGCTCGCCGGGTTGCTTGTCGTGGGATTGCCCACACGGTCTGTCCGTGCCGACACGATCCTCAACAGCGGCACGACGACGGTCAGCACCGGGACGTTCTTCGGCCCGAACCTTTACGTCGCAACGACTGGCACCGCCACGCTCAACGTGACAGGCGGAAGCGCGGATGCCGTGAACGGCTACGTTGGCCATGGTGCCGGCAGCAGTGGCACCGTGATGGTCTCGGGCGGCACGTGGACGAACATGCAGACCTACGTGGGGTATGACGGCACCGGCGTTCTCAGCGTGGCCGGAGGAAATGTCACCAACACAGGCTACGGCTACGTGGGCTATGGGGCCGGCAGCAGCGGCACCGCGACGGTCTCGAGCGGCACGTGGACGAACACCAGCGAACTGTTCGTCGGCTTCAGAGGCACCGGCGCCGTTCAGGTGACCGGAGGCACCCTCGTCAGCATCGCCGACAGCACGCTGGGCGCGATCGGAGGCAGTCGCGGCACCGTGGATGTCAGCAGCGGCGGCTGGCAGATTGGCGGCATGCTGACGATCGGCAATGCGGGCACCGGCGTACTGAACATCTCAGGTGGCAGCGTCAGCAACATCTCCGGCAACAGCATGTTGGGCACGAACGGCGGTGGCGGCACGGTGACGGTCTCGGGCGGCGTCTGGCAGGGTGGCGGGATGTCTATCGGCGAAAACGGCAGCGGCACGCTGCTGGTATCCGGCGGCGTCGTCGAATCCTCGGGGGCGACTCTTGGCGTCCAGTACGGCAGCAGCGGCACGGCGACAATCAGCAGCGGCACGTGGATGAACTACGCTCCGCTCATTGTCGGCGGCACCGGCTCCGGAGTGCTCAACGTGAACGGCGGCTACGTTGGAAACTCCAACGGCATCATCGCCCGAGAGTCCGGCAGTGTCGGCAGCGTGACGGTGAGCAGCGGAACATGGGCCAACTCATCGACACTCGACGTGGGTGGGTTTGGCAACGGCACCCTGACCGTCACCGGTGGCAGCGTGACCAGCGCCGATCTGCACGTTGGAGCAGTTGGGAGTGCGACCGGCACGCTGGCCATCTCGGCCGGTAGCATCGCGAATACGAATGCTACCCTCGGCTCCAGTGCCGGAACCCTCGGCAGGGCGACCGTCACGGGTGGCACGTGGGCCAGTAGCGGCAATCTCACCGTCGGCGATAGCGGCACCGCCACGCTCACCATGTCGGGCGGACTCGTGACCGTTGGCGGCACGCTCGCGCAGGGCACCTTCGGCACCATCAACCTCAATTCCGGCGGCACGCTCCAGATCGGCGTCGGTGGCACGACCGGCATGCTCGGTGTGTCGACGCTCACGAACAACGGCACGCTCATCTTCAATCGCTCCGATGCTTCCACCTACTCGGGCATCATCAGCGGCACGGGCACAGTCACGAAGCAGGGCGGCGGCGCGCTGACTCTCGACAACGCCAACTCCTACGCTGGCGTCACCGCGATCGCCGGCGGCGTGCTGGCCCTCTCGGGAACGGGCTCAATCGGCACCGGCGGCCTGAATCTTGGTCATGGCGGCGGGTTTGACCTGACCGCCCTCGCGTCGGGCACCTACTCGCTGCCCTCGACCGGAGACTTGATCGGGTCAGGAACGCTCTCGGGGAACGGGCACACACTGGCCGTTCTGGGGTCGTTTCTGCCGGGCAACAGCCCCGGCACGGTGACGCTCGGCTCCGGCTTCACGCTCGACCTTGTGCAGTCGGGGACGAGCCTCTTCGAGATCACGAGCCCGCTTTACACGCCCGGCACGTTTGACCTCGTGAATGGAGACGGCAGCGTGACCTTTGGCGGCGTGCTCAAACTCGCCTTCAGCGGCGGGAACTACGCCGACGGCACGAGTGTGCTGGAGATCTTCGCCAACACCGGCGGCTTCTCCGGAAACTTCAGTTCGGTGGTCTGGAGTGGCCTTGTGGAAGGCCAGTCGGCGAGCTTCGACGCCAGCACGGGCTTTGTCTCGATCACTGCCGTCCCCGAGCCCTCCACCTACGCCATGGCTCTCGCCGGTCTGGCCTACGGTGGGTTCTCGATGTGGCGACGGCGGCGGCGCAAGCGGGCCTGACCAGAGCCATTGCCCGCTTCGTTCGCGACGAGCGTATCGAGCATCGGGGTGACGTCGTCCATCTGCCGCCAGAAGGCCTCGCCGTGTCAGTCCGCCGGTCGGGCGAACCCGGGTGTCCTCGTGGTGTCTTCGTGGTGTCTTGGTTCAGCGTGAACTGGAATCGCGTGGACTGGACAGAGGCGATCCGAGTGCGGCTCCATGCCGCTGGAGTCGTGGCCTCCGGCCGCGAAGGTGTATCGCAAAGACACCGATCCCGGAGGGAAGTTCGCGCCGTGCCGTAGAGGAGCATCGATCACGAGCGCTGGCTTGGACGGCCCCGTGTGTCTGGCCTGGGTGAGGGTATCAGGTCCAGTTCGGCCCGCCGCGGGAGCCGCTTGATCGCCGCCTGCCGCTTCAAGGCCCGGGCCTTGGTCGGCAGGGGCTCCTCGTAAGCCAGTTCACCGGGGAGCCGGCTTGTGGTGTATCTGGAGGCCGTGCCGGCGGCATGGGCCTTCAGCCGCTTGGGCAGGTCGTTCGTGATGCCCGTGTAGAGAGAACCGTCGCGGCAACGCAGCAGGGTGTCATTTCCCGCTCGTCTACCTGCGCTGCCTGCAATATCCCTTCGAGCCCTCTCCTGGCGATGTGTTCTCGAGGTCCACGTCGTTGTAACTGTGCCTGGTTCCCCAGCCGAAGATCCTCTCGAACCAAGGCAGCAGCCAGTTGCTCTCGAGCAACTTCTGAAAATAGACCTCGTGCTCCTTCTCCTTGATCCCCATCTCGTACAGATCCCTGTCGTAAGCCGTGATCCCCAGGTCGTTGAAGTAGCGCATCATGATGAAATACTCGCAGACGTTCCCGCTCTCCAGTCGCCCGGCAAAGTAGTAGGGCATGAACCAGCCGATGACGTGGCAGCCCAGGGCAAGCACCTTGCCGATGATGTGATACTTGATCTCGTTGGAGCGTGAGGGCTTGATCCCGCACTGCTGCATGATCGAGAGGACCACCGCGCGGTGATGCCACTCGTCGTTCTCGATCTGCTTGATGGCCCGCTTCTCGTCGGGATTCCGCACCGATCCCGCGTGGCCGATGTAGGCAAAGGCCGCCGCCTTCTCGGCGGAGTAGGCCATCTGCAGGAGCTTGACGAGCCGGGGATGGTCGATGGTCGGTGGTGTGCTCACGACAGTTCTCTCAGCGCGGTGTCGGCGGCAGGGGGGCAGCGATCATTTGGCGAGCACGATGATCGCAGATCCGATGAAAACGAACACGCCGCCAAGCACCACCTGCGGGTGCAACTGGCCCTTGAAGAGCAGGACCGAGAACAGGGCAACGAAGAGCGGGTAGGAGATCTCCAGTACCGCCGACTTGCCCGCCCCGAGGAGCTGGATCGACCCGAGGATGGAGAGAGCTGCCGCCGTCGCCGTGATGAGCGTCAGGCCGACCAACGGAAGACTCGCCTTGGCCGTGTCGAACGAGAACAGGGCGGCCGGCGCGGTGCCCTGGATGAGCATGATCAGGCCAGCCACGAGCACGCCACACAGACAGTGCAGGAAATACAGCTTGAAGATCGACAGGCTCGCCAAGACCCGTTCGTCGAGGCAGTAGGTCAGGCCCCACAGGACCGATGCCAGGACAGCCAGGATGAGACCCAGGGAGTTCATAAAGTGCTTTCTGGTTTCTGCGCCGGCGACGGATCCGCGCGGGCTCACGGCCCCTCGCGCGTTACCGACTACCCGCCGCGGCTATTTCTTCGCTCGGATCACCTTCACCCACTCGACCTGCATCCGGAACCGGCCCGGCTGCTTGTCGCTGAGCATGAAGCCCAGCCCGTTGACCTGGTCCGGCTCGACCGGCCCCATGCCCTGGACCCGCCTGCCGAACGCCGTGGGGATCAAGTCTGCAAGCGGGATCTCGACCTCGGTCCACTGGTCCTGCACGGTCGGCAGCGGGGCCCGGTACGAGAACGCCATGCGCCGGCTCTTCGTGTAGATGTTGAGCACGTACTCGCGCCCGTCACCCTTCACCCGGACGACGAGCGTGTCGCCGGCTGTGATGCCGAGTGCCGTGGGTGTGGTTCGGACCGACGCGAAGCCACCGTTGTTCTCCAGCGACAGCGTGCCGAAGAACTCCAGGGTCTTGTCTGCGGTGAGCCTGAACCGGCCGTCCGAAACGCCGCCCATCACGCCGTCATTCACGGCCTGCCACTGTTCGGCGGCCGCGGGGCCGGCGAAGTCCAGCAGCGGCGTGAGGGCCCGTTCCGTGACCGCCTGCATGAGCAGCAGGGACAGCAGCAGGGGGAGTGTGATCGCTTTCATGGTTGAGTCCTTTTATGAATCCTACGCCCGGAGCGATCTGGGGAGGAGTGTCCGCCCACGTCAGCGGCTCTTGCGGCCCCCGTAGAAGAGTTCGAACAGGCGGCCGCGCACGGTGTGCTGCAACAATCCCGGGCCGGTAAAGAGCTCGTCTCGCGAATCGAACACGCCGGGCTCCCCGACCACGTACCCCCGCTAGTCGCAGCCGCCCGCCCCGCACCCCGCGGTCGTGCCAGCCGATCGGCTCACGCCCACGCGCGTGGGTACACTGAAACCGCGAACGTGACATTCACCCTCCGGCCCCGGCGGTCATGAAGTCTCTCACCGAGTATCTGTCGTTCAATCTCCCGACGCGGATGGCCTTTCTCAACATCACGCCCCAGATCGAGGCGCTCGTGGCCCGGTCCGGCATCCAGGAGGGACTGTGCCTCGTCAATGCGATGCACATCACGGCCAGCGTGTTCATCAACGACGATGAGTCCGGCCTTCATGAAGACTATGCCCGCTGGCTGGAGAAACTTGCCCCCTTCGACGCCGACCCGACGGTGTATCGGCACAACCGAACCGGTGAGGACAACGCCGATGCGCACCTCAAACGGCAGGTGATGGGGCGTGAGGTCGTGGTGGCCGTCACCGCCGGCAAACTCGACTTCGGTCCCTGGGAGCAGATGTTCTACGGTGAGTTCGACGGCCGCCGCCCGAAGCGCGTGCTGGTGAAGGTGATCGGCGAGTAGCAGGGCGCGTGCTGGGGCGTGCGGCAGACTAGATTCGCGGCACGGCGCGGGCGACCGCCTTCATGATCGCCGCCGGGATGTCGGGGAGCGGCACCGACTGGTCGACCACGCCGAGCTCGACGGCGGCCCGGGGCATTCCGTAAACCACGCAGGTCGAAGCGTGCTCGGCGATCGTCACGCCCCCGGCCCGCTGGATGGCCTGCATGCCCAGCGCGCCGTCGCTTCCCATGCCGGTGAGCAACGCGGCCACGGCATGCGGGCCGGCCGCCTCCGCCGCCGAGCGGAAGAGCACGTCGACGGCCGGTCGGCAGTGGTGGATGGGGGGCGTCTTGAGGAGCTTCGCGCGGTATGCCCCGCCGACGAACTCGACGGCGAGGTGGGAATCGCCGGGGGCGATCACGCACGTGCCGGACCGGAGGATGCCGCCGTTCGTGGCCTCGCGGACCTCGAGGCCGCAGAGAGCGTCGAGCCGCTCCGCCACGACCCGGGAGAAGTAGGCCGAGATGTGCTGCACCACCGCGATCGGCGGCACGACCTGCGGGAATCGTGGCAGAAGCCGGCGCAGCGCCTCGACGCCACCCGTCGAGCCGCC
The DNA window shown above is from Planctomycetia bacterium and carries:
- a CDS encoding CIA30 family protein; protein product: MKAITLPLLLSLLLMQAVTERALTPLLDFAGPAAAEQWQAVNDGVMGGVSDGRFRLTADKTLEFFGTLSLENNGGFASVRTTPTALGITAGDTLVVRVKGDGREYVLNIYTKSRRMAFSYRAPLPTVQDQWTEVEIPLADLIPTAFGRRVQGMGPVEPDQVNGLGFMLSDKQPGRFRMQVEWVKVIRAKK
- the cheB1 gene encoding chemotaxis response regulator protein-glutamate methylesterase of group 1 operon gives rise to the protein MNTQPRRRIRVLVVDDSALVRHAITEALGRDPEIEVVGSACDPYVAREKIEQLAPDVLTLDLEMPRMDGLTFLRILMKHHPLPVVVVSSLAQQGSQAAMDAIEAGAVDVLAKPDGTMSIGGLADRLAFHVKAAAAADVGRGQQPEPGAATAALAAPGGPLDSRQMIVIGGSTGGVEALRRLLPRFPQVVPPIAVVQHISAYFSRVVAERLDALCGLEVREATNGGILRSGTCVIAPGDSHLAVEFVGGAYRAKLLKTPPIHHCRPAVDVLFRSAAEAAGPHAVAALLTGMGSDGALGMQAIQRAGGVTIAEHASTCVVYGMPRAAVELGVVDQSVPLPDIPAAIMKAVARAVPRI